The Sphingobium sp. JS3065 genome includes a region encoding these proteins:
- a CDS encoding SDR family NAD(P)-dependent oxidoreductase — MPHMLILGQGYTASRLAARLRAEGWHITGVRRTADAEALAFDDESAVRAAIAQASHILSSVPPEGDADPVLIRYGAAIAAAPAIWTGYLSSTGVYGDAAGAWVDEATPVRLGRRAARARADAGWGALRPDMRRFRLPGIYGPGRSVLDRVREGRAHRIDLPDQVFSRAHVDDIVAGIAASLHRGPPGIYNLSDDLPCAQNRLVETACAMLGQPLPPLLTLEEARLSPMAQSFYAENRRVANGRAKRLLDWSPRYPTYREGLPACL; from the coding sequence ATGCCCCATATGCTCATTCTGGGGCAGGGCTACACCGCTTCCCGCCTGGCCGCCCGCCTGCGCGCCGAAGGCTGGCACATCACCGGCGTCCGCCGCACCGCCGACGCCGAAGCGCTCGCCTTCGATGACGAAAGCGCGGTCCGCGCCGCCATCGCGCAGGCCAGCCACATCCTCTCTTCCGTCCCGCCCGAAGGCGATGCCGACCCCGTCCTCATCCGCTACGGCGCGGCCATCGCCGCCGCGCCCGCGATCTGGACGGGCTATCTCTCCTCCACCGGCGTCTATGGCGATGCGGCGGGCGCATGGGTGGATGAAGCCACCCCCGTCCGCCTTGGCCGCCGCGCCGCCAGGGCGCGGGCCGACGCCGGTTGGGGCGCACTGCGCCCGGACATGCGGCGCTTCCGCCTGCCCGGCATTTACGGTCCCGGCCGTTCCGTGCTCGACCGCGTGCGGGAGGGGCGGGCGCATCGCATCGACCTGCCCGATCAGGTCTTCAGCCGCGCCCATGTGGACGACATCGTCGCGGGCATCGCCGCCTCGCTCCACCGGGGACCGCCGGGCATCTACAATCTTTCGGACGACCTGCCCTGCGCGCAGAACCGGCTGGTCGAAACCGCCTGCGCCATGCTTGGCCAGCCTCTTCCGCCGCTCCTGACGCTGGAGGAAGCCCGGCTCTCACCCATGGCGCAATCCTTCTACGCCGAAAACCGGCGCGTCGCGAACGGGCGGGCGAAGCGCCTGCTGGACTGGTCCCCCCGCTATCCGACCTATCGCGAAGGGCTGCCCGCCTGCCTCTGA
- the sufB gene encoding Fe-S cluster assembly protein SufB gives MTEEATTVRNLEAQEAADRASTYEHGWSSAIEQDFAPKGLNEDTVRFISAKKNEPEWLLEWRLKAFAMWQKMESPDWAKLNIPPIDYQDAYYYAEPKKKAELNSLDEVDPEILATYQKLGIPIAEQEMLAGVKGSRKVAVDAVFDSVSVATTFRKELEEAGVIFRSISEAVREYPDLVKKWLGKVVPMHDNYFATLNCAVFSDGTFVYIPKGVRCPMELSTYFRINAENTGQFERTLIVADEGSYVSYLEGCTAPMRDENQLHAAVVELVALDDAEIKYSTVQNWYPGDENGKGGIYNFVTKRALCQGRNSKVSWTQVETGSAITWKYPSCVLNGENSVGEFYSVALTNNMQQADTGTKMIHNGKGSRSTIVSKGISAGRSNNTYRGLVRVAPGAEGVRNFTQCDSLLLGDQCGAHTVPYIEVRNPSAQIEHEATTSKISDDQLFYAMQRGLDQEAAVSLIVNGFAREVLQQLPMEFAVEAQKLLGISLEGSVG, from the coding sequence ATGACAGAAGAAGCAACCACCGTTCGCAATCTCGAAGCGCAGGAGGCCGCGGACCGCGCCTCCACCTACGAACATGGCTGGTCCTCCGCCATCGAGCAGGATTTCGCGCCCAAGGGGCTGAACGAGGATACGGTTCGCTTCATTTCCGCCAAGAAAAACGAACCGGAATGGCTGCTGGAATGGCGGCTGAAGGCCTTCGCCATGTGGCAGAAGATGGAATCGCCGGACTGGGCAAAGCTCAACATCCCGCCGATCGACTATCAGGACGCCTATTATTATGCCGAGCCGAAGAAGAAGGCGGAGCTGAATTCGCTGGATGAGGTCGACCCGGAGATATTGGCGACCTATCAGAAACTGGGCATCCCCATCGCCGAGCAGGAAATGCTGGCCGGAGTGAAGGGCAGCCGCAAGGTTGCGGTCGACGCGGTGTTCGATTCCGTGTCCGTCGCCACCACCTTCCGCAAGGAACTGGAGGAGGCGGGCGTCATCTTCCGCTCCATCAGCGAAGCCGTGCGCGAATATCCCGATCTGGTGAAGAAGTGGCTGGGCAAGGTCGTGCCGATGCACGACAATTATTTCGCGACTTTGAATTGCGCGGTCTTTTCCGACGGCACCTTCGTCTACATTCCGAAGGGCGTGCGCTGCCCGATGGAACTCAGCACCTATTTCCGCATCAACGCGGAAAATACGGGGCAGTTCGAACGCACGCTGATCGTCGCGGACGAGGGCAGCTATGTCAGCTATCTTGAAGGCTGCACCGCGCCGATGCGCGACGAGAATCAGCTTCACGCCGCCGTGGTCGAACTGGTCGCGCTGGACGATGCGGAGATCAAATATTCCACCGTCCAGAACTGGTATCCGGGTGACGAGAACGGCAAGGGCGGCATCTATAATTTCGTGACCAAGCGGGCGCTCTGCCAGGGCCGCAACAGCAAGGTGAGCTGGACCCAGGTGGAAACCGGCTCCGCCATCACCTGGAAATATCCCAGTTGCGTGCTGAACGGCGAAAACAGCGTGGGCGAATTCTACTCGGTGGCGTTGACCAACAACATGCAGCAGGCCGACACCGGCACCAAGATGATCCACAATGGCAAGGGGTCGCGCTCGACCATCGTGTCGAAGGGCATCAGCGCCGGGCGTTCGAACAACACCTATCGCGGCCTCGTCCGCGTCGCGCCCGGCGCGGAGGGCGTGCGCAACTTCACCCAATGCGACAGCCTGCTGCTGGGCGACCAGTGCGGCGCGCACACCGTCCCCTATATAGAGGTGCGCAACCCCTCCGCCCAGATCGAGCATGAGGCGACCACCAGCAAGATCAGCGACGACCAGCTTTTCTACGCGATGCAGCGCGGGCTGGATCAGGAAGCGGCGGTCAGCCTGATCGTCAACGGCTTCGCGCGGGAAGTACTGCAACAATTGCCGATGGAGTTCGCCGTAGAGGCGCAGAAGCTGCTGGGCATTTCGCTGGAGGGGTCGGTCGGGTGA
- a CDS encoding helix-turn-helix domain-containing protein: MRYFAPPRQLNAHFGSLYIFTETADHYSDVTRADVPQLRFMLDNSGDYHFHDGTIARTPEVCLLGPTLGATRFELDGPGRVVGISLLPAGWIALHGGDASILTDRVKEMGQIPEYRDLLDKLRAAPDAEAMAALCWSFLAEKLVPLPESTWRLLEAVDGWLMGEGSPRIETLADITGLSPRQLARLTNKYYGCPPKLLARKYRALRCSARIALDHESWQALCDDGRFYDQSHFIREIKHFIGLTPHQLQTEPSAVAQLTLLRRSLGGDVAVINRFS, from the coding sequence TTGCGTTATTTCGCGCCGCCCCGACAACTCAACGCCCATTTCGGATCGCTTTACATCTTCACCGAAACGGCCGATCATTATTCCGACGTGACCCGCGCCGACGTGCCGCAACTTCGCTTCATGCTGGACAATAGCGGCGATTATCATTTTCATGACGGAACGATCGCCCGGACGCCGGAAGTCTGCCTGCTGGGGCCGACCCTGGGCGCGACCCGGTTCGAACTGGACGGCCCTGGCCGGGTGGTCGGCATTTCCCTGCTTCCGGCGGGATGGATCGCGCTGCATGGCGGCGACGCCAGCATATTGACGGACCGGGTGAAGGAAATGGGCCAGATTCCGGAATATCGGGATCTGCTGGACAAGCTGCGCGCCGCCCCCGATGCGGAGGCGATGGCGGCGCTTTGCTGGTCGTTCCTGGCGGAAAAGCTGGTTCCGCTGCCCGAATCGACATGGCGGCTGCTGGAGGCGGTGGACGGATGGCTGATGGGGGAAGGATCCCCGCGGATCGAGACGCTGGCGGACATCACCGGCTTGTCGCCGCGCCAGCTCGCCCGGCTCACCAACAAATATTATGGCTGCCCGCCCAAGCTGCTGGCCCGAAAATATCGGGCGTTGCGGTGCAGCGCGCGGATCGCGCTCGACCATGAAAGCTGGCAGGCGCTGTGCGATGACGGGCGCTTCTACGACCAGTCGCATTTCATTCGGGAGATCAAGCATTTCATCGGCCTGACCCCGCATCAGTTGCAGACCGAACCCAGCGCCGTGGCGCAGCTTACCCTGCTGCGCCGGTCGCTGGGGGGAGACGTGGCCGTGATCAACCGTTTCAGCTAA
- the sufC gene encoding Fe-S cluster assembly ATPase SufC: MLTIDNLTNEIDGKAILKGLSLTIKAGEIHAIMGPNGAGKSTLAYTLGGRPGYQVTGGDASFDGVNLFSLDPHERAAAGLFLGFQYPVEIPGVSNLQFLRESLNSQRRARGDKELNGGEFIKLAKEKAALLGLDMEMLKRPVNVGFSGGEKKRAEMVHMGILDPKLAILDETDSGLDIDALKIVGAGINAIMRKPDKAVLLITHYQRLLDYVKPDFVHVLAAGRIVKSGGPELALELEREGYVDVVGAEVAAA, from the coding sequence ATGCTGACGATCGACAATCTGACCAATGAAATCGACGGCAAGGCGATCCTGAAGGGCCTGTCGCTCACCATCAAGGCGGGCGAGATCCACGCGATCATGGGGCCGAACGGCGCGGGCAAGTCGACGCTGGCCTATACGCTGGGCGGCCGCCCAGGGTATCAGGTTACCGGCGGCGATGCCTCTTTCGACGGTGTGAACTTGTTCAGCCTGGACCCGCATGAGCGCGCCGCCGCAGGCCTGTTCCTGGGCTTCCAATATCCGGTCGAGATACCCGGCGTCTCCAACCTGCAATTCCTGCGCGAGAGCCTGAATTCGCAGCGCCGCGCGCGGGGCGACAAGGAACTGAACGGCGGCGAATTCATCAAGCTCGCCAAGGAAAAGGCCGCCCTGCTGGGCCTCGACATGGAGATGCTGAAGCGCCCGGTGAATGTCGGCTTTTCGGGCGGAGAGAAGAAGCGCGCCGAAATGGTGCATATGGGCATTCTCGACCCCAAGCTCGCGATCCTGGACGAAACCGACTCCGGGCTGGACATCGACGCGCTCAAGATCGTGGGTGCGGGCATCAACGCCATCATGCGCAAGCCGGACAAGGCGGTGCTGCTGATCACCCATTATCAGCGCCTGCTCGACTATGTGAAGCCGGACTTCGTCCATGTTCTCGCAGCGGGCCGGATCGTGAAGTCGGGCGGCCCCGAACTGGCGCTGGAACTGGAGCGCGAGGGCTATGTCGATGTCGTCGGGGCGGAGGTGGCTGCGGCGTGA
- the ggt gene encoding gamma-glutamyltransferase, which yields MISRLSGLLAPLALYALLPAPLAAREPVSVNATVSAADPRAAEAGQEILRKGGSATDAAIAMMLTLNVVEPHNSGIGGGGFLMHHDGRTGVLESIDGRETAPAAARPDRFMGADGQPLPFRQAWPGGYSVGVPGNLRLAWDAHRKWGKLPWAELFQPAIRYAEQGFEVRQRLDTAMRAVAPVWADFPEIQKYFWIDGKPAPMGTILKNPPLAALFKRIAAEGPDAFYLGDNARMIAETVTNAPKNPVPMTEADLAAYQARPRKPVCGPYRVYTVCGMGPASAGGITVLQVLGMVERFPLAQWGKDDPRSWHVIGEAMRLAYADRETWLGDPAFVQVPIAGLIDPAYLKRRSGLISLGKALNDYRPGTPPGAEKRTAALPQPEAGTSHFVAVDRNGDIAAWTSTIESFFGSQLIANGVILNNELTDFSFTPEKDGALVANRVEPGKRPLSSMSPTIVYDAAGTPVFTIGAAGGKTIIMQVAKALIAHFDWGLSAQDSIALGFEFFDKDGLVLEQGTSLEAMKAPLEKLGHKVSINRFGLKANAAERKADGHWVGGADPRSPGVSLQE from the coding sequence ATGATTTCTCGCCTTTCCGGCCTGTTGGCTCCCCTCGCCCTTTACGCCCTCCTTCCCGCCCCGCTCGCCGCGCGGGAGCCGGTTTCGGTCAATGCGACCGTTTCCGCCGCCGATCCCCGCGCCGCCGAGGCGGGGCAGGAGATATTGCGCAAGGGCGGCAGCGCCACCGACGCCGCCATCGCCATGATGCTGACGCTGAATGTCGTCGAACCGCATAATAGCGGCATCGGCGGCGGCGGCTTCCTGATGCACCATGACGGGCGGACCGGCGTGCTGGAGTCGATCGACGGGCGGGAAACGGCCCCGGCGGCGGCGCGGCCCGACCGCTTCATGGGGGCGGACGGCCAGCCCCTGCCCTTCCGCCAGGCCTGGCCGGGCGGCTATTCCGTGGGCGTGCCGGGCAATTTGCGGCTGGCATGGGACGCGCATCGCAAATGGGGCAAGCTGCCCTGGGCGGAGCTGTTCCAGCCCGCCATCCGCTATGCCGAACAGGGGTTCGAGGTGCGGCAACGGCTCGACACGGCGATGAGGGCGGTGGCGCCGGTCTGGGCGGACTTTCCCGAAATCCAGAAATATTTCTGGATCGACGGCAAGCCCGCGCCGATGGGGACGATCCTGAAGAATCCGCCGCTGGCCGCCCTGTTCAAGCGAATCGCTGCGGAGGGGCCGGACGCCTTCTATCTGGGCGACAATGCCAGGATGATTGCGGAGACCGTCACCAACGCGCCGAAAAATCCGGTGCCGATGACGGAGGCTGACCTGGCGGCCTATCAGGCCAGGCCGCGCAAGCCGGTCTGCGGCCCTTATCGCGTCTATACGGTGTGCGGCATGGGGCCGGCATCGGCGGGCGGGATCACCGTGTTGCAGGTGCTGGGCATGGTCGAGCGATTCCCGCTGGCGCAATGGGGCAAGGACGATCCCCGGTCCTGGCATGTGATCGGGGAGGCGATGCGGCTCGCCTATGCCGACCGCGAGACATGGCTGGGCGATCCCGCGTTCGTGCAGGTGCCGATCGCCGGGCTGATCGACCCTGCTTATCTCAAGCGGCGCTCAGGCCTCATCAGCTTGGGCAAGGCGCTCAACGACTATCGCCCCGGCACCCCGCCGGGCGCGGAGAAGCGCACCGCCGCCCTGCCCCAGCCCGAAGCGGGCACCAGCCATTTCGTCGCGGTGGACCGCAATGGCGACATCGCCGCCTGGACATCCACCATCGAAAGCTTCTTCGGCAGCCAGTTGATCGCCAACGGCGTGATCCTGAACAATGAACTGACCGATTTCAGCTTCACGCCCGAAAAGGACGGCGCGCTGGTCGCCAACCGGGTGGAGCCGGGCAAGCGGCCTCTGTCGTCCATGTCGCCCACCATCGTCTATGACGCGGCGGGGACGCCCGTCTTCACCATCGGCGCGGCAGGCGGCAAGACCATCATCATGCAGGTCGCCAAGGCGCTGATCGCCCATTTCGACTGGGGGCTGTCCGCGCAGGATTCGATCGCGCTGGGGTTCGAATTCTTCGACAAGGACGGGCTGGTGCTGGAACAGGGCACGTCGCTGGAGGCGATGAAGGCGCCGCTGGAAAAGCTGGGACATAAGGTGTCGATCAACCGCTTCGGCCTGAAAGCCAATGCGGCGGAGCGGAAGGCCGACGGCCATTGGGTCGGCGGCGCCGATCCGCGCAGTCCGGGCGTTTCGTTGCAGGAGTAA
- a CDS encoding SufD family Fe-S cluster assembly protein, whose protein sequence is MTTLTLPTRPLPTRRAEEWRYSDLDALAAIWPTPAPTRIDVAAGETARHHLLQDAADGAAAVHDYAIHIADGARCDFHVLNIGGKFGRVTFTVTLGKGSHFELNGAIIGGGDQTLEIITAVTHAQPDATSGQTIRSILGQHATGSYLGSINVARDAQRTDAFQSVKAMLLDRTATANAKPELEIYADDVKCAHGATVGELDRQALFYMASRGMDPATAKTLLLKAFVAGVFDDVADEAVKDRLEAAAIAKLETLV, encoded by the coding sequence GTGACCACGCTGACCCTTCCCACGCGCCCCCTCCCTACACGCAGGGCCGAGGAATGGCGCTACAGCGACCTCGACGCGCTGGCCGCCATCTGGCCGACGCCCGCGCCGACGCGCATCGATGTCGCCGCCGGGGAAACCGCGCGCCACCATCTGTTGCAGGATGCGGCCGACGGGGCTGCGGCGGTGCATGATTATGCGATCCACATCGCGGACGGCGCGCGTTGCGATTTCCACGTCCTCAACATCGGCGGGAAGTTCGGCCGCGTGACCTTCACCGTCACGCTGGGCAAGGGTTCGCATTTCGAGCTGAACGGCGCGATCATCGGCGGCGGCGACCAGACGCTGGAAATCATCACCGCCGTCACCCATGCGCAGCCGGACGCGACCAGCGGCCAGACGATCCGATCGATCCTGGGCCAGCACGCCACCGGCAGCTATCTCGGCTCCATCAACGTCGCCCGCGACGCGCAGCGCACCGACGCCTTCCAGTCGGTGAAGGCCATGCTGCTGGACCGCACGGCCACGGCCAATGCCAAGCCGGAACTGGAAATCTACGCCGACGACGTGAAATGCGCCCATGGCGCGACCGTGGGCGAACTGGACCGCCAGGCGTTGTTCTACATGGCCTCGCGCGGCATGGACCCGGCGACGGCCAAGACTCTGTTGCTCAAGGCCTTTGTCGCAGGCGTGTTCGACGATGTGGCCGATGAAGCGGTGAAGGACAGGCTGGAAGCCGCCGCGATCGCCAAGCTGGAGACGCTGGTATGA
- a CDS encoding cysteine desulfurase encodes MTDPAIPPLKLRDDFPGLLNGEGGDWHYLDSAATAQKPNAVIDAIARAYGPDYATVHRGVYERSANMTLAYEAARRKVAGFIGAASDSEIVYVRGATEGINLVAQSWAGTQLKAGDRILLSMLEHHSNIVPWQIVAEKVGAQIDVVPLTADGRIDLDAMQSMITPAHRMVALAHVSNVLGSVLDVRRAADIAHSVGAKILIDGCQAVPRLAVDVQALDCDFYVFSAHKLYGPTGIGALWGRKELLDAMPPYQGGGSMIDKVTFEKTTYAPAPTRFEAGTPHITGVVGLSAAIDYVQSIGLDAIHAHECALVAKARAALESLNSVRVFGPDDSAGILSFEVEGVHPHDVGTILDETGVAIRAGHHCAQPLMRHLGVEATARASFGIYSDEGDVDALVKGIERVRKIFGNG; translated from the coding sequence ATGACCGATCCCGCCATTCCTCCGTTGAAGCTTAGAGACGATTTCCCCGGCCTTTTGAATGGAGAAGGGGGCGACTGGCATTATCTCGACAGCGCCGCCACCGCGCAGAAGCCCAATGCCGTGATCGATGCCATCGCCCGCGCCTATGGCCCGGATTATGCGACGGTCCATCGCGGCGTCTATGAGCGCTCGGCAAACATGACGCTCGCCTATGAAGCTGCCCGCCGCAAGGTCGCCGGCTTCATCGGCGCGGCGTCGGACAGCGAGATCGTCTATGTCCGCGGCGCGACGGAGGGCATCAACCTCGTCGCGCAAAGCTGGGCGGGGACGCAGTTGAAGGCGGGCGACCGCATCCTGCTCTCGATGCTGGAACATCACAGCAATATCGTCCCGTGGCAGATCGTGGCCGAGAAAGTCGGCGCGCAGATCGACGTCGTCCCGCTCACCGCCGACGGCAGGATCGACCTGGACGCCATGCAGTCCATGATCACCCCCGCGCACAGGATGGTCGCGCTCGCCCATGTGTCGAACGTGCTGGGCAGCGTCCTCGACGTTCGCCGCGCCGCCGACATCGCGCACAGCGTCGGCGCGAAGATATTGATCGACGGCTGCCAGGCCGTGCCGCGCCTCGCCGTCGATGTGCAGGCGCTGGACTGTGATTTCTACGTCTTTTCCGCGCACAAACTCTACGGCCCGACCGGCATCGGCGCGCTCTGGGGGCGGAAGGAACTGCTGGACGCCATGCCGCCCTATCAGGGGGGCGGGTCGATGATCGACAAGGTGACGTTCGAGAAGACGACCTACGCCCCCGCGCCGACCCGGTTCGAGGCGGGGACGCCCCATATCACCGGCGTCGTCGGCCTGTCGGCGGCGATCGATTATGTGCAGTCCATCGGCCTCGACGCAATCCATGCCCATGAATGCGCGCTGGTCGCAAAGGCGCGGGCCGCGCTGGAAAGCCTGAACAGCGTGCGCGTCTTCGGGCCGGACGACAGCGCGGGAATCCTCTCCTTCGAAGTGGAGGGGGTGCATCCGCACGATGTCGGCACCATATTGGACGAAACGGGCGTGGCGATCCGGGCGGGGCATCACTGCGCGCAGCCGTTGATGCGCCACCTGGGCGTAGAGGCGACCGCGCGGGCCAGCTTCGGCATCTACAGCGACGAGGGCGATGTGGACGCTCTGGTCAAAGGCATTGAACGAGTGAGGAAGATCTTCGGTAATGGCTGA
- a CDS encoding RrF2 family transcriptional regulator, producing MRLSSFADYAVVLMSAAARHCGGTRMNATTLSAETGIPLPTAQKLVSRLSAAGLLESSRGTGGGVRLSRPPAAITLADVVEAVEGPIAMTACTEMGAHDCLLEQDCRVRPHMNVANNAIRSALAGVTIASLTQELA from the coding sequence ATGAGGCTGTCGAGTTTCGCAGATTATGCCGTGGTGCTGATGTCCGCCGCCGCCCGCCATTGCGGCGGGACGCGGATGAACGCGACCACGCTTTCCGCCGAAACCGGCATTCCCCTGCCCACCGCGCAGAAGCTGGTGAGCCGCTTGTCGGCGGCGGGCCTGCTCGAATCGAGCCGGGGGACCGGCGGCGGCGTCCGCCTCAGCCGCCCGCCCGCCGCGATCACCCTGGCCGACGTGGTGGAGGCGGTGGAAGGCCCCATCGCCATGACCGCATGTACGGAAATGGGCGCGCATGACTGCTTGCTGGAGCAGGACTGCCGCGTCCGCCCGCATATGAATGTGGCGAACAACGCGATTCGATCGGCGCTTGCGGGCGTCACGATCGCCAGTTTGACCCAAGAATTGGCCTGA
- a CDS encoding HesB/IscA family protein, with translation MTAETKIRARPAAVILTPSAERRIADLMAQAPEGAIGVKLSTPRRGCSGLAYSVDYVSEEAKFDEKIVTPGGTFYIDGASVLYLVGSTMDWVEDDFTAGFVFNNPNAKGSCGCGESFTV, from the coding sequence ATGACTGCTGAAACGAAGATCCGCGCCCGCCCCGCCGCCGTTATCCTGACGCCCAGCGCCGAACGGCGCATCGCCGACCTGATGGCGCAGGCGCCCGAAGGCGCCATCGGCGTCAAGCTGTCGACGCCGCGCCGGGGCTGTTCGGGCCTTGCCTATTCGGTCGACTATGTAAGCGAAGAGGCGAAGTTCGACGAGAAGATCGTAACCCCCGGCGGCACCTTCTACATCGACGGCGCGTCGGTGCTCTATCTAGTCGGATCGACCATGGATTGGGTGGAGGACGACTTCACCGCCGGTTTCGTCTTCAACAACCCCAATGCCAAGGGTAGCTGCGGCTGCGGCGAAAGCTTCACGGTCTGA
- a CDS encoding quinone-dependent dihydroorotate dehydrogenase, whose product MSYSLIRPLFFALDAERAHHLSVKLLRLMPVSSAPEPDSMLAQTVAGIVFPNPVGLAAGYDKEGLVAHKMHGLGFGFAELGTLTPLPQPGNPLPRLFRLKEDRAVINRMGFNNGGQAAAAERIAKRKRPASNGQTPVIGINIGANKDATDRIADYATGVTCMAPLADYLTVNISSPNTPGLRALQDRAALDQLLGAVMAARGANRTPIFLKVAPDLEPADVDDIAAACIDHRIDALIVSNTTISRPPLRSALGGEAGGLSGAPLHDLALQRLRDFRKALGTRLPLIGVGGIANAEQAYARVRAGASLIQLYSALVYEGPYLARRINAGLKRLMVRDGVKNIGEIVGIDA is encoded by the coding sequence ATGTCATACAGCCTGATCCGCCCCCTGTTTTTCGCGCTGGACGCCGAGCGCGCCCATCATCTGTCCGTCAAATTGTTGCGCCTGATGCCGGTTTCCTCCGCGCCGGAACCCGATTCGATGCTGGCGCAGACGGTGGCGGGCATCGTCTTTCCCAATCCGGTGGGCCTGGCGGCGGGCTATGACAAGGAAGGGCTGGTCGCCCACAAGATGCACGGCCTGGGTTTCGGCTTTGCCGAACTGGGGACGCTGACCCCGCTGCCGCAGCCGGGCAATCCCCTGCCGCGCCTGTTCCGATTGAAGGAGGACCGGGCGGTGATCAACCGCATGGGCTTCAACAATGGCGGCCAGGCGGCGGCGGCGGAGCGGATCGCGAAGCGCAAGCGGCCCGCCAGCAACGGGCAAACCCCCGTGATCGGCATCAATATTGGCGCGAACAAGGACGCGACCGACCGAATCGCGGATTATGCGACGGGCGTGACCTGCATGGCGCCGCTGGCCGATTATCTGACGGTCAACATCTCCTCCCCCAATACGCCGGGGCTGCGGGCGCTTCAGGACCGGGCGGCGCTGGACCAGTTGCTGGGCGCGGTGATGGCGGCGCGGGGGGCGAATCGCACCCCCATTTTCCTGAAGGTCGCTCCCGATCTGGAACCGGCCGATGTCGACGACATCGCCGCCGCCTGCATCGATCACCGGATCGACGCGCTGATCGTTTCCAACACCACCATTTCCCGGCCTCCGCTGCGGTCGGCGCTGGGCGGTGAGGCGGGCGGCCTGTCGGGCGCGCCGTTGCACGACCTGGCGCTGCAAAGGCTGCGCGACTTCCGCAAGGCGCTGGGCACGCGCCTGCCGCTGATCGGCGTGGGCGGCATCGCCAATGCGGAACAGGCCTATGCCCGCGTCCGCGCCGGGGCCAGCCTGATCCAGCTTTACAGCGCGCTGGTCTATGAAGGCCCCTATCTCGCCCGGCGGATCAACGCGGGGCTGAAAAGGCTGATGGTCCGCGACGGGGTTAAGAATATCGGCGAGATAGTGGGTATCGACGCCTGA
- a CDS encoding SUF system Fe-S cluster assembly protein — MAEERKILVEEVEAVNNPPKARVEEAAESGPRQRDYLDGFLSAKPAETPKGEPGGSVYDGVIDALKEIYDPEIPVNIYDLGLIYGVDVTGDGHVVVTMTLTTPHCPVAESMPGEVELRVGAVPGVGDAQVNLVWDPPWDPQKMSDEAKLELGML; from the coding sequence ATGGCTGAGGAACGGAAGATATTGGTGGAAGAGGTCGAGGCGGTGAATAATCCGCCCAAGGCGCGTGTCGAGGAAGCCGCTGAATCCGGCCCTCGCCAGCGCGACTATCTCGACGGTTTCCTGAGCGCCAAGCCCGCCGAAACGCCGAAGGGCGAGCCGGGCGGCAGCGTCTATGACGGCGTGATCGATGCGCTGAAGGAAATTTACGACCCGGAAATCCCGGTCAATATCTATGATCTCGGCCTGATCTACGGCGTGGACGTCACCGGGGATGGCCATGTCGTCGTCACCATGACGCTGACCACGCCGCATTGCCCGGTGGCGGAATCCATGCCGGGCGAAGTCGAATTGCGCGTCGGCGCGGTGCCGGGCGTGGGCGATGCGCAGGTGAACCTCGTCTGGGATCCGCCATGGGATCCGCAGAAAATGTCGGACGAAGCCAAGCTCGAACTGGGAATGCTCTGA